A single Caretta caretta isolate rCarCar2 chromosome 2, rCarCar1.hap1, whole genome shotgun sequence DNA region contains:
- the LOC125631246 gene encoding uncharacterized protein LOC125631246 has protein sequence MKDRGHNRDPKQCRVKLKELRQAYQKTREANSRSGSEPQTCRFYDELHAILGGSATTTPAVLFDSFNGDGGNTEAGFGDKEDEEEEEVVDSSQQASGETGFPDSQELFLTLDLEPVPPEPTQGCLLDPAGGEGTSAACVSMITGSSPSQKLVKLRKKKKRTRDEMFSELMLSSHSDRAQTNAWRQIMSECRKAQNDREERWRAEESKWRAEESKWWAEDRAEAQMWRQRDERRQDSMLRLLQDQTSVLQCMVELQQRQLEHRLPLQPLCNQPPSSPSSIASTPRCPRTRWGGLRPTSHSTTEDCPKKRRLAFNKF, from the exons atgaaggacagaggccataacagggacccgaagcagtgccgcgtgaaactgaaggagctgaggcaagcctaccagaaaaccagagaggcgaacagccgctctgggtcagagccccaaacatgtcgcttctatgatgagctgcatgccattttagggggttcagccaccactaccccagccgtgttgtttgactccttcaatggagatggaggcaatacggaagcaggttttggggacaaagaagatgaggaggaggaggaggttgtagatagctcacagcaagcaagcggagaaaccggttttcccgacagccaggaactgtttctcaccctagacctggagccagtaccccccgaacccacccaaggctgcctcctggacccagcaggcggagaagggacctctg ctgcatgtgtttcaatgatcacaggatcttctccttcccagaagctagtgaagcttagaaagaaaaaaaaacgcactcgcgatgaaatgttctccgagctcatgctgtcctcccacagtgacagagcacagacgaatgcgtggaggcaaataatgtcagagtgcaggaaagcacaaaatgaccgggaggagaggtggcgggctgaagagagtaagtggcgggctgaagagagtaagtggtgggctgaagacagggctgaagctcaaatgtggcggcagcgtgatgagaggaggcaggattcaatgctgaggctgctgcaggaccaaaccagtgtgctccagtgtatggttgagctgcagcaaaggcagctggagcacagactaccactgcagcccctctgtaaccaaccgccctcctccccaagttccatagcctccacacccagatgcccaagaacacggtgggggggcctccggccaaccagccactccaccacagaggattgcccaaaaaaaagaaggctggcattcaataaattttaa